The bacterium BMS3Abin08 genome segment TAATCGGCTTTCCCCAGAATGCAGGCTCAAAGAGGTTATGCCCTCCCCTGGGGATGAAACTCCCGCCCACGATGCAGATATCGGCACATCCGTAAACGGAAGGTAGCTCGCCTATCGTATCAAGGAGGACAACCTGCTTGCCGGCAACATCCTCCGTGGAGCGCTTTGCATACGGGATGCCCCCGGCCTTAAGGGTCGCCTCGACCTCTGAAAATCTCTCCGGATGCCTTGGTGCAAGCACAAGGGTCGAGGTGTCAAAGACCTTCCTCAGTCTCCCGAAGGCGCTTATTATCATCTGCTCCTCCCTTTCATGGGTGCTTCCCGCCACGATAACAGGCCGGCTGAGTTCACTGCACCATTGGGGCAACTCCCCGGGGGGCCCGGCATCGAACTTCAGGTTTCCCGTCACGGTCACCCTCTCTTTGGGGGCGCCAAGGGCGGTTATCCTCTCTGCGTCCCCCTCCGACTGCATGCAGAAGTGGTCCACACCGGCAAGGATCCTCCTCATAAGGGGTCTTATTTTCCCGTATCCCCTGAAGGACTTTTCCGAGATCCTTCCGTTAACCATCACAACGGGTATGCCTCTGCCATGGAACATCCTGATGAGGTTTGGCCATATCTCGGTCTCCATCAGAATGAACAGGTCAGGCTCAACCCGGCTCAGCGTGCCTCTTATTGCAAAGGACAGATCAAAGGGCACATAAAAGAGTGTCTCACCCGGGACGAGAAAATCACGGCTCACCTTCCGTCCTGTATCGGTAACGGTCGAGAGAAAGATCATGTATTCATCCCTGAGGGCGCGTATGAGGGGCCTTGCAGCAATGGATTCACCCACGGACACGGCATGTATCCATACCCTCCCCCTTTCATCCCCGTCGTGTTTTTCCCTGTTGTTGGAGAATATGCCCATCCGTTCCGACAGCCATCCGGAACGCAGTTCGCGGGGCCTCCTGAAGAACTGAAAGGGTGCGGTTATGATCAGTGCAAGGAGATAGAGGAAACTGTAAAGGAGATGGAAGGGCATCATCTGACGGGAACTTCCACTGAGAACTGAATCTCATGGAGCCGCCTGTATATCCCGTCTCTGCCCAGCAGTTCCTCGTGGGTGCCCTTCTCAACGATCCTCCCCTTCTCAAGAACAACAATCAGGTCCGCCATCCTCACCGTGGAGAGGCGGTGGGCAATCACAATGGTGGTCCTGTTACACATCAGGTCGTCCAGTGCCTTCTGCACCATCATCTCCGCATGGGTATCAAGGGAGGATGTGGCCTCATCGAGTATCAGGATAGGGGGGTTCTTCAGGATGGCACGCGCGATGGAAAGCCTCTGACGCTGCCCTCCCGAGAGCCTTACGCCCTTCTCGCCGATAACCGTGTCATACCCATCGGGGAGTTTCTCTATGAATCCATGGGCGTAGGCGGCCCTTGCCGCCTCAACGATATCCTCGCCGGTTGCAGCGGGGCGTCCAAAGGCAATGTTGGCCCTCACCGTATCATTAAAGAGTATGACATCCTGACTCACGACACCGATCTGCGCCCTCAGTGAGTGAAGGGATACATTCCTGATATCCACCCCGTCTATAAAGATCCCCCCCTCGGTCGGATCATGAAACCGCGGGACGAGGTCAATAAACGTGGTCTTCCCGGCTCCACTCCTCCCCACGAGGGCAATGACCTTCCCCCGTCCGATGGTCAGGTCTATCCCCTTAAGTGCAAAGTCTTTCGAACCCGGATACCTGAAGGAGACCTCTCTGAACTCCATGCAGTCCTCTATGGTCTTCAGTTCCCCCTTTCCGGGCCTCTCCGTCTCCAGGACAAAGAATTCATTCACCCGCTCAAGGGAGGCCCTGGCCTGCTGAATCCCGTTATTTACCTTCGCAAGCCTCTTGGCCGGTGTATAGAGCATGAGTATTGCGGCAATGAATGAGAAGAAATCTCCGGGGGAAATCTCTCCCTTTATCACCAGTCTCCCCCCGTACCACAATACAAATGTAATCCCAAGCCCCCCAACGAACTCCATCAGTAAAGACGTGGCCTCCACTATCCTTGTCGCCCTCATGTTTTCCCGGTAAAAATCATGGTTCTTCCTGCGGAAGAGGTCTACCAGCGCCTCCTCCCTCCCGAAGACCTTCACCATCTTTATCCCCGTGAATGTCTCTGTTATGAGTTCCGTAATATTCGATATCTTCCTCTGGGACGCCTTTGTCACATGCTTGAGCCTCTTCCCGAATCTTCCCACACCGTAGAAGGCAAAGGGCAGCACGGCGATCGATATGAGCGTCAGGTCCCATCTCCTGTAAAAAGCAACGGCTGCAAGAGCCACCACGGTTGCGCCCTCTACAAAGAGGTCCTTTATCGAATGGGCAATCACCTTCTGCAGTTGACCTGCATCGTTGATTATCCTTGAAAGCATCATGGACGTTGATTTCTCGTTATATTGGCGGAGGGGAATCAGTATCATGTGCCTGTAAAGCCTGTCCCTTAGATCCCTGACGATCTTCATACCCACGGATGTCATCAGGTAGGACTGTCCAAAGGAGAGCATGCCGCGGGATATATAGAGAGCGAATACAGCCACCGAGATGAGCAGCAGCATCCCCTCTCTTCTCTCAAGGAAGATCCCGTTCATTGCAGGCTTTACCAACCAGGCGAGTGACCCGTTTATGCCTGACAGCACTATGCTTAGTATCACGGACAGGACAACCCTCTTCCGGTAAGGCTTTATGAGGGATATCAACTCCCTGATACCGCTCCTGTTATCCATCTTCTTTATCTTACTCATCCGGCCAAACCTTTTTCATCGTTCCCTTCCCGTTTTTGTACCACCCTCTATCCCATGCCTCCTTGTGATTCCCTCTGAACCGGGGACCTTCCGGCAAGTTCCATCACCATTCCGGCAACCCTCTCAGAGGCATTTTTACCATCATACACAGACCTGATCCCCTCAAAGGCGTTCATCATGTAACGTTTCCGCTGTTCATCTAGGATCAGCAGGTTCAGTTCCTTCATTATATTCTCCACGGTGGCCTCCCTCTGCAGAAGTTCCTTTACCACACCCTCCCCCGAGAGTAGGTTAACGAGGCTGATATGCTTTACATTCACTATCAGCCGGCCTATCAGGTAGGTCAGGGGAAAGACCTTGTAAACAACAACCATGGGTACGCCGAGCAGTGCAGCCTGGAGCGTTGCAGTCCCGGACGCTATCACTCCGACGTCCGATGCCGACAGGGCCTCTGTGGCCCTCCCCTGCAAAATCGTCACATCACACTCTCTCAATTCCCCGGCCAGTGAGCTGAACTCGTACATATCAATATTCGGGGCAAGGGGAAGTACGTACTGGTATGCAGGGTATCTCTCTCTGAAGCGCCTCACCAGGTCGAGAAAGAGGGGCAGCATCCTCTTCAGTTCCTGCCTCCTGCTGCCCGGAAGCAGGGCGAGGGTCGACCTTTCCGGACTGAGGCCGATGGACTCCTTTATGAACTCCCTGCCGCCCTTGGGCCGGGATAGCTCCTCCATTATGGGATGTCCCACAAACTCACAATCAGCGCCGATCTCCTTGTAGATCCTTTCCTCGAAGGGAAGCACTACCGCAATCCTGTCGGTAAGGGCCCTGATCTTATGCACCCTGCCCTTCCTCCATGCCCAGACCTGCGGACTGACGTAGTAGAGGACCTTAAGACCAAGAGACTTTGCCTTAGCGGCAACCTTCAGGTTGAAGTCCGGAAAATCGATGAGGACAACGACCTCCGGTCTCCTCTCCTCAAGGAACCGGCTGATCCGCTTAAACGTCCTCCTGAGTGTCCTGATAGATGAGAAGACCTCGGCAAGTCCGAAGGCCCCTGTAACTCCCCCAATCAGATCAATCCCCTCTGAACGCATCCTCTCACCGCCCATTCCATAGATCCCGAGTCCGCTGTCGAGCCTTCTCAGCGCCTGTGCGAGATAGGCCCCGTAGAGTTCGCCCGATGACTCACCGGCACTTATAAAGACACCTTTCATAGGGATTTAATTGCCGGCAAACAGCCTCTTTATGGTGTCGCAGACCCTCTCGATGGAAGACTCCCCTATCTCGGGATAAATGGGCAGTGACAGCACCTCCCGGGATGCCTTTTCAGCCACGGGGAAGTCACCCTCATTCCACCCGAGATACCGGAGGGCCTTCTGGAGATGAAGGGGGAGGGGATAATAGACAACGGAGGAGATCCCCTCTTTGGCTAATGCCTCCCTGATCCTGTCCCTCTCAGGTGTCCTTATGGTGTACTGGTGGTAAACGTGAAGGCTCTCCTGCGGCTCAACAGGGCAGAGGACATACTCGCTGAGTTCCCCGGTATAAAACCGGGCCTTCTGCCGCCGGAATTCGTTGTACCTGTCTATCCTCTTCAGTTTAACAAGGAGAACCGCCGCCTGAATCTCATCGAGCCTGCTGTTCATCCCTATCATCTCGTGTATATAGCCCCCGCTGGAGCCGTGGTTCCTCAGGCTCCGGATCTCCTCTTCAATATCCCTGTTGTCGGTCACAATGGCGCCACCGTCCCCAAAGGCCCCGAGGTTCTTGCTCGGATAAAAGCTGAAACAGCCGGTATCCCCGAAACTCCCGACCTTCCGTCCCCCGAAGGTCGCACCAAAGGCCTGGGCACAATCCTCGATAATCATGAGATTATGACGGTCCGCTATCTCCCTGATACGTGTCATATCGGCGGGGAGGCCGAAGAGATGCACGGGCAGGACAGCCCGGGTTCTCGGGGTTATCTTCTCTTCAATACTCACGGGATCGATATTGAGGGTCCGGGGGTCTATGTCGGCAAATACCGGATGCGCCCCCTGGTAAAGTATGGCCTCAACAGTGGCAAAGAAGCTGAAGGGGGTGGTTATTACCTCGTCTCCCTCTTTCAGGCCAAGCGCCTTGAGGCTGAGGTTGAGTGCATCCGTTCCCGAAGCCACTCCGATTGCGGCCCTCACACCGTGGTATAACGCCAGCCTCTCCTCCAGCCCACGCACCTTCTCCCCGAGTATATACCTGCTGCTCTGAAGGACCCCCTCAATCTCCTTCATCACCTCATCCCTGATCTCCTCGAACTGAGCATTCAGATCAACCATCGGTATCATAGGGTCTCCTTTATTTTGCGATTTATCTCAAGTGCCACCTTCAGTGCCTCCCTTCCATCCTCGCCGTTCACCCTCGGCCTCCTCCTGTGTGTCACGGAGGAGAGGAAGTCCCGGAGTTCCTCTTTCAGGGGCTCCTTGTATTCTGTAGTTACGGTATCCCTGACAATCCCGCCTGCTGCGTCCTTATGGTAATGATGCACCACCATGTTCCGGTAGTCAAGCATGATATAACCGGATTCCTGGAATATCCTGAGAACCCTCCTCTTCTCCGGGGAGAGCCTTCCGGCCGTTATTACTGCCGATACGCCGTTGTCCATCTCCAGCCATGCCTTTGAAACATCTATCCTGTCGGTCAGCACCGGTGCACCAACCGCCTTGATATCCCTGACCGTGCCGTGGCAGAGGGATAGTATAATATCAATATCATGTATCATGAGATCAAGTGTGACGTCCACATCCGTACCCCGTCCGAGAAACGGGGAGAGCCGTTCCGATTCAAAGAAACGGGGGTTTTTAATCAGGCCCTCTGATGCTGCCACGACGGGATTGAACCTCTCGAGATGCCCAACCTGAAGGACCCTGTCCCTCAGGGCTGCCTCCCTGAGAAGGTCATCGGCCTCGGCAAGGGTTGTGGTAAGGGGCTTCTCCACCAGTACGTCCTTGCCGGCGAGGATACATCTCAGGGCGATATCATGATGTGTCGTCGTTGGAGTAACTATACTCAGGGCATCGGCCCGGGGGATCAGGTCCTCGTAATACCTGTAGGCCCTGCAGTGGAACTTGCCGCCGATTTCTTCCGCCCTCGATGTATCCGCATCGGCCACGCCGATTAGTTCTGCATCATCAAGCTCTGAATAGATCCTGGCATGATGGGCCCCGAGATAACCGACACCTATGACTCCGACTTTCACTCCCATATCCCGTTTAACTCAATCCATAGTCTCAAAACCACGCCCTCCCTGCTACAACGCCCCTGTCACCTCAACTATCTCTTTCAGCTTTTTCAAGGCCCCGCCTGAATCGATAGCCTCCCGGGCGATGGAGGAGGCCTCCCTGAGATCATCGGACCTGCCTGCCACAAGGAGTGTTGCAGAGGCATTCATGACAACTATATCTCTCCTCGGCCCCTTTTCTCCTTTGAGTATCTCCGTGGTTATGCCTGCATTGTCTTCGGCATCGCCACCCGCTATATCCCCGGCTGTTGCGCGGTCAAAGCCGAAGTCCTCGGGAGAGATAATAAAGTTTTCAACATTACCGTTGCGGTAACGGCTGACCTCTGTGCCGTCGGTTATGGTGATCTCGTCAAGGCCGTCCTCTCCGTGGAATACCATCACGTCCTCGGCCCCCAGATTGGCAAGCACCCTCGAGAGGGGCTCGGTCAGCCTGTCACTGAAGACGCCGAGGATCTGCCTCTTCGCACCGGCAGGGTTCGTAATCGGACCGAGTATATTAAAGACCGTTCTTATCCCCATTTCCCTCCGGGGTCCTATGGCATACTTCATTGCAGGATGAAAAAGGGGTGCAAAGAGAAACCCGAAGCCTGTCTCGAAGAGACATTTTTCCACCTTTTCCGGAGGGAGGTCAATCCTTACTCCAAGCGCCTCAAGGACATCCGCACTCCCGGAACGGCTCGATACAGAGCGGTTCCCGTGCTTGGCCACAGGCACCCCGCAGGCGCTGACAACTATGGCGGTCGTTGTGGATATATTGAATGTATGGGCCATGTCCCCGCCGGTGCCGCAGGTATCAACCACACCCTCGGGGGCATCGATACGGGCGGCCTTCTCGCGCATCACGCGCGCAGCGCCCGTTATCTCATCAACCGTCTCTCCCTTCACCCTGAGCGCCGCAAGAAAGGCCCCGATCTGGGCGTCCGTTGCCTTTCCTTCCATTATTTCATTCATGCATTCAACCATCTCGGACTCGGAGAGGTTTATGCCCTGAACAAGTATGTTTATTGCCTCTTTAATCATCCGCTCACCTCCATGATTGAGATTTTGTTTTTTTCACCGGTCTGGTTTCAGGGACCTTATCCTCAGGATCACCGCCACCTTCCGCCTTCATACCTGAGGAAGTTTCCGAGCAAGTCCCTGCCGACCGCGGTCAGGATGGATTCCGGATGAAACTGCACCCCCTCAACGGTAAACTCCCTGTGTCTTACCCCCATAATCTCATCCTTGCCGGTCCAGGCGGTGATACGGAGACTCCCGGGCAGTGTCTCTCTCTTTATAACAAGGGAATGGTAACGGGTTGCCTCAAAGGGGTTTGGAAGCCCCTCGAATACACCCTCCCCGTCATGATGGATCCGGGAGGTCTTTCCGTGCATCAGTCTGGGTGCGTTAACTATGTCGCCACCAAAGGCCGCACCAATGCACTGGTGTCCGAGACAGACACCGAGCAGGGGCCTTCTGCCGGCAAATCTTGTTATAACCTCCACGGAAATGCCGGCCTCTCTCGGGGTACATGGCCCGGGAGAAATGACAATCCTGTCGGGATTGAGCCGCTCAATCTCCTCTATGGTTATCCTGTCATTCCGGAACACCCTTATGTCCTCGCCAAGCTCTCCAAGGTACTGGACGAGGTTATAGGTGAAGGAATCGTAGTTGTCAATCATTAAAAGCATTCATCAACCCCTTCAGAGCCCTCTTTCCGCCATATCTACCGCCTTTATCATACCCCTTGCCTTGTTAACGGTCTCCTTATACTCAAGCTCCGGCACCGAATCAGCCACTATCCCGGCCCCGGCCTGCAGGTAAAGACGGTTATCCCCGGCTATGATCGTCCTTATGGTTATACACGTATCCATGTTGCCTGAATAGCCGAAATACCCGACAGCCCCTGCATAGGGTCCCCTTTTGACAGGCTCGAGTTCATCGATTATCTCCATCGCACGCACCTTTGGTGCTCCCGTTACGGTCCCTGCAGGGAAACAGGCCCTGAAGACATCAAAGGCATCAAGCCCTTCCCTCAAAGTGCCGGTCACATTGGAGACGAGATGCATAACGTGGCTGTATCGCTCGACCGTCATCAACTCGGTTACCCTGACGCTCCCCATTTCGGAGACACGCCCCACATCGTTCCTGCCGAGGTCGACAAGCATGATATGCTCGGCAACCTCCTTCGGGTCCTCTTTCAGTTCCCTCTCGAGCGCCCTGTCTTCCTCTTCAGTGGCCCCCCTTCCCCGGGTCCCTGCAATGGGTCTCAGCACGACATCCTTTCCCTCGAGCTTCACAAGGATCTCCGGTGAAGAACCAATGAGCCGGGCCTCACCGGTGTCTATGTAGTACATGTAAGGTGAGGGGTTAATCACCCTCAGTGCACGGTAAATATCAAAGGGGCTCACACTCAACCCCCTCTCAAACCTCTGGGAGAGAACAACCTGAATCACATCCCCTGCCCGCACATACTCCTTTGCCTTCCTGACTGCGTCTTCAAAGGCCTCGGCGGGACCAAAGGAGGATATAAATTCATGTTCATCGTCGCCCCCGGAAGGGGGGTCCTTTCTCTTGCCCTGCACTCCCCTGAGGAGGCCGATGCTCCTGTCAATCCTCTCTTGTGCCTCCGTGTATGCCCTGTCGGGATCATCATCCCCGACAGCTATGGGAGCAACAATCTTCAACGTATGCCTGAGGTTATCAAATATAAGCAGCACATCGGGTATCATGAAGAACATGTCATAGAGACCGGGTGCAGGTTTATCCCTGTCAGGCACCCGCTCGAAATACCTGACCATCTCGTACCCCACATATCCTACGAGTCCGCCGAAAAAACCCGGCAGTCCCTCAACGTGAACCGGCCTGTAGAGGGATATCTGCTCCTTGAGCGCATCGATGGGGTCTTCATATTCCCTGCTCTCCTTCAGCTCACCCGATTCCAACAGTTCCACCCGGTTGCCCCTTGCCCTTATAACCTTCCCAACCGATGTCCCGATGAAGGAATACCTTCCCCACTTCTCGCCGCCCTCAACACTCTCCAGGAGAAAGGATGGCGTCTCCATTACCTTAAGGTAGGCCGAAACAGGCGTCTCGAGGTCAGCAAGGATCTCCCTGTAAACGGGAACTACTTTCCCCTTCCCGGAGAGCCTCAAAAAAGTATCCCTGTCAGGAAACATTCTGATATTTTAATCCTATACGGCTTGTTTTGGCAATTTTCGGGCAGAGGACAGAGCGTTTAAGGCAAAAGACAACGGAACTGATTACCACGAAGGGCTTCTTACAAATAAAGGCAACTTTCACCACGAAGGGCTTCAATAAGGCAAAAACTGCTCACCACGAAGGACACGAAGAGCACGTAGGGGGTCTTACTAAAAAGGCAAGAACTGTTTACCACGAAGGGCACGAAGAGAGGATACGTAGGGG includes the following:
- the waaA gene encoding 3-deoxy-D-manno-octulosonic acid transferase; its protein translation is MMPFHLLYSFLYLLALIITAPFQFFRRPRELRSGWLSERMGIFSNNREKHDGDERGRVWIHAVSVGESIAARPLIRALRDEYMIFLSTVTDTGRKVSRDFLVPGETLFYVPFDLSFAIRGTLSRVEPDLFILMETEIWPNLIRMFHGRGIPVVMVNGRISEKSFRGYGKIRPLMRRILAGVDHFCMQSEGDAERITALGAPKERVTVTGNLKFDAGPPGELPQWCSELSRPVIVAGSTHEREEQMIISAFGRLRKVFDTSTLVLAPRHPERFSEVEATLKAGGIPYAKRSTEDVAGKQVVLLDTIGELPSVYGCADICIVGGSFIPRGGHNLFEPAFWGKPIICGPYMENFPLAEEFFDNGAAIRAEPEKLHEIVLEMMKDRSLMEGLGANAKRLCHANAGAVARTVEILKRVVAGN
- a CDS encoding putative multidrug export ATP-binding/permease protein, producing the protein MSKIKKMDNRSGIRELISLIKPYRKRVVLSVILSIVLSGINGSLAWLVKPAMNGIFLERREGMLLLISVAVFALYISRGMLSFGQSYLMTSVGMKIVRDLRDRLYRHMILIPLRQYNEKSTSMMLSRIINDAGQLQKVIAHSIKDLFVEGATVVALAAVAFYRRWDLTLISIAVLPFAFYGVGRFGKRLKHVTKASQRKISNITELITETFTGIKMVKVFGREEALVDLFRRKNHDFYRENMRATRIVEATSLLMEFVGGLGITFVLWYGGRLVIKGEISPGDFFSFIAAILMLYTPAKRLAKVNNGIQQARASLERVNEFFVLETERPGKGELKTIEDCMEFREVSFRYPGSKDFALKGIDLTIGRGKVIALVGRSGAGKTTFIDLVPRFHDPTEGGIFIDGVDIRNVSLHSLRAQIGVVSQDVILFNDTVRANIAFGRPAATGEDIVEAARAAYAHGFIEKLPDGYDTVIGEKGVRLSGGQRQRLSIARAILKNPPILILDEATSSLDTHAEMMVQKALDDLMCNRTTIVIAHRLSTVRMADLIVVLEKGRIVEKGTHEELLGRDGIYRRLHEIQFSVEVPVR
- the lpxB gene encoding lipid-A-disaccharide synthase — translated: MKGVFISAGESSGELYGAYLAQALRRLDSGLGIYGMGGERMRSEGIDLIGGVTGAFGLAEVFSSIRTLRRTFKRISRFLEERRPEVVVLIDFPDFNLKVAAKAKSLGLKVLYYVSPQVWAWRKGRVHKIRALTDRIAVVLPFEERIYKEIGADCEFVGHPIMEELSRPKGGREFIKESIGLSPERSTLALLPGSRRQELKRMLPLFLDLVRRFRERYPAYQYVLPLAPNIDMYEFSSLAGELRECDVTILQGRATEALSASDVGVIASGTATLQAALLGVPMVVVYKVFPLTYLIGRLIVNVKHISLVNLLSGEGVVKELLQREATVENIMKELNLLILDEQRKRYMMNAFEGIRSVYDGKNASERVAGMVMELAGRSPVQRESQGGMG
- the fdtB gene encoding dTDP-3-amino-3,6-dideoxy-alpha-D-galactopyranose transaminase, whose amino-acid sequence is MIPMVDLNAQFEEIRDEVMKEIEGVLQSSRYILGEKVRGLEERLALYHGVRAAIGVASGTDALNLSLKALGLKEGDEVITTPFSFFATVEAILYQGAHPVFADIDPRTLNIDPVSIEEKITPRTRAVLPVHLFGLPADMTRIREIADRHNLMIIEDCAQAFGATFGGRKVGSFGDTGCFSFYPSKNLGAFGDGGAIVTDNRDIEEEIRSLRNHGSSGGYIHEMIGMNSRLDEIQAAVLLVKLKRIDRYNEFRRQKARFYTGELSEYVLCPVEPQESLHVYHQYTIRTPERDRIREALAKEGISSVVYYPLPLHLQKALRYLGWNEGDFPVAEKASREVLSLPIYPEIGESSIERVCDTIKRLFAGN
- the iolG gene encoding inositol 2-dehydrogenase/D-chiro-inositol 3-dehydrogenase; its protein translation is MGVKVGVIGVGYLGAHHARIYSELDDAELIGVADADTSRAEEIGGKFHCRAYRYYEDLIPRADALSIVTPTTTHHDIALRCILAGKDVLVEKPLTTTLAEADDLLREAALRDRVLQVGHLERFNPVVAASEGLIKNPRFFESERLSPFLGRGTDVDVTLDLMIHDIDIILSLCHGTVRDIKAVGAPVLTDRIDVSKAWLEMDNGVSAVITAGRLSPEKRRVLRIFQESGYIMLDYRNMVVHHYHKDAAGGIVRDTVTTEYKEPLKEELRDFLSSVTHRRRPRVNGEDGREALKVALEINRKIKETL
- the trpD gene encoding anthranilate phosphoribosyltransferase: MIKEAINILVQGINLSESEMVECMNEIMEGKATDAQIGAFLAALRVKGETVDEITGAARVMREKAARIDAPEGVVDTCGTGGDMAHTFNISTTTAIVVSACGVPVAKHGNRSVSSRSGSADVLEALGVRIDLPPEKVEKCLFETGFGFLFAPLFHPAMKYAIGPRREMGIRTVFNILGPITNPAGAKRQILGVFSDRLTEPLSRVLANLGAEDVMVFHGEDGLDEITITDGTEVSRYRNGNVENFIISPEDFGFDRATAGDIAGGDAEDNAGITTEILKGEKGPRRDIVVMNASATLLVAGRSDDLREASSIAREAIDSGGALKKLKEIVEVTGAL
- the trpG gene encoding anthranilate synthase component 2 — encoded protein: MLLMIDNYDSFTYNLVQYLGELGEDIRVFRNDRITIEEIERLNPDRIVISPGPCTPREAGISVEVITRFAGRRPLLGVCLGHQCIGAAFGGDIVNAPRLMHGKTSRIHHDGEGVFEGLPNPFEATRYHSLVIKRETLPGSLRITAWTGKDEIMGVRHREFTVEGVQFHPESILTAVGRDLLGNFLRYEGGRWR
- the trpE gene encoding anthranilate synthase component 1 encodes the protein MFPDRDTFLRLSGKGKVVPVYREILADLETPVSAYLKVMETPSFLLESVEGGEKWGRYSFIGTSVGKVIRARGNRVELLESGELKESREYEDPIDALKEQISLYRPVHVEGLPGFFGGLVGYVGYEMVRYFERVPDRDKPAPGLYDMFFMIPDVLLIFDNLRHTLKIVAPIAVGDDDPDRAYTEAQERIDRSIGLLRGVQGKRKDPPSGGDDEHEFISSFGPAEAFEDAVRKAKEYVRAGDVIQVVLSQRFERGLSVSPFDIYRALRVINPSPYMYYIDTGEARLIGSSPEILVKLEGKDVVLRPIAGTRGRGATEEEDRALERELKEDPKEVAEHIMLVDLGRNDVGRVSEMGSVRVTELMTVERYSHVMHLVSNVTGTLREGLDAFDVFRACFPAGTVTGAPKVRAMEIIDELEPVKRGPYAGAVGYFGYSGNMDTCITIRTIIAGDNRLYLQAGAGIVADSVPELEYKETVNKARGMIKAVDMAERGL